The following coding sequences lie in one Palaemon carinicauda isolate YSFRI2023 chromosome 7, ASM3689809v2, whole genome shotgun sequence genomic window:
- the LOC137644268 gene encoding uncharacterized protein, with the protein MEFEMEKFKAGEREKERHHEIAVRNPGSFSPANSPNSSFHNSNSNIHSQSHSNSNSTSNSNSTPPSTPNPTQPPIPAPTPTLTLTPNFTPTPIPAPIPTPTLTSTANHTPTPIQPPTQTPTPPSTPNPTPTPIKAPTPTLTLTSTPNPNPTPIPPPTPTPTPLSTPNPTPTPIQAPTPTLTLTSTPNPNPTPVPPPTPTPTPPSTPNPTPTPIQAPTPTLTLTSTPNHTPTPIPPPTPTPTPPSTPNPTPTPIQAPTPTLTLTSTPNPNPTPIPLPI; encoded by the exons atggaatttgaaatggaaaagtttaaggcaggggaaagagaaaaagagaggcatcATGAGATTGCcgtgagaaacccaggttctttttctcCCGCcaattccccaaatag CTCCTTCCACAACTCCAACTCTAACATCCACTCCCAATCTCACTCCAACTCCAATTCCACCTCCAACTCCAACTCCACTCCACCTTCCACTCCCAATCCCACTCAACCTCCAATTCCTGCTCCAACTCCAACTCTAACTTTAACTCCCAATTTCACTCCAACTCCAATTCCAGCTCCAATTCCAACTCCAACTCTAACTTCCACTGCCAATCACACTCCAACTCCAATTCAACCACCAACTCAAACTCCAACTCCACCTTCCACTCCCAATCCCACTCCAACTCCAATAAAAGCTCCAACTCCAACTCTAACTCTAACTTCCACCCCCAATCCCAATCCAACTCCAATTCCACCaccaactccaactccaactccacTTTCCACTCCCAATCCCACTCCAACTCCAATTCAAGCTCCAACTCCAACTCTAACTCTAACTTCCACTCCCAATCCCAATCCAACTCCAGTTCCACCaccaactccaactccaactccacCTTCCACTCCCAATCCCACTCCAACTCCAATTCAAGCTCCAACTCCAACTCTAACTCTAACTTCCACTCCCAATCACACTCCAACTCCAATTCCACCaccaactccaactccaactccacCTTCCACTCCCAATCCCACTCCAACTCCAATTCAAGCTCCAACTCCAACTCTAACTCTAACTTCCACTCCCAATCCCAATCCAACTCCAATTCCACTTCCAATCTAA